In the Rhinopithecus roxellana isolate Shanxi Qingling chromosome 16, ASM756505v1, whole genome shotgun sequence genome, tagACACAGGTAAACGTAGAAAAGatacaataggccgggcgcggtggctcacacctgtagtcccaggactttgggaggccgaggtgggaagatcacaaggtcaggagatcaagaccattgtggctaacatggtgaaaccctgtctctactaaaaatacaaaaataattagccaggcatggtggcaggtacctgtagtcccagctacttgggaggctgaggtaggagaatggcgtgaacccgggaggtggagcttgcaataagcagagattgcaccactgcactccagcctgggcaagacagcgagactctgtatcaaaaaaaaaaaaaaaaaaaaaggaagaaaaagaaaggaacagaaaaaacacagtaaaaataTGCTATTACGGCGGGAGCAACGGCTCAAGctcataatcctagcactttgggaggccgaggtgggcggatcatgaggtcaggagattgagcccatcctggctaacatggtgaaaccccgtctctattaaaaataaaaaaattagtcaggcgtggtggcgggcacctgtagtcccagctactcggcaggctgaggcaggagaatggcgtgaacccaggaggcggagcttgcagtgagccgagattgtgtcactgaactccagcctgggcgacagatcgagacacagtgtcaaaaaaaaaaaaaaaaaaaatcttacggGGCTACTGCCATACATGCAGTCATCGTGaaccaaaacattgttatgcGGTGCCTTACTGTCCATCTCTGTCCAAATgttctcttcttgtaaggacaccagtcacactgCATCCTGATCCACGgtactcattgcagccttgaaaaGCACTGggtggctgggggcggtggctcacgcctgtaatcccagcaatttgggaggccaaggtgagtggatcatttgagctcaggagttggagaccagcctgggcaatgtggcaaagccccatttctataaaaaaaataaaaattaaccaagcatggtggtgcacacctgtggtcccggctgCTCCCGATgctaagctgggaggatcacttgagcccaggaggtcaaggctgcagtgagctataactgtaccaccgtactccagcctgggcgacagagtaagatcctgcctcaaaaaaataaaaattaaaaaaaggaaaagaggctgggcttggtggctcacacctgtaatcccagcactttgggaggccaacgcaaacggatcacctgaggtcaagagttcgagaccagcctgggcaacatgatgaaaccctgtctctactaaaactacaaaagttagccaggtaagctacttgggaggctgaagcagaagcatcgattgaacatgggaggcagaggttgcagtgagctgagatcacaccactgcactccagcctgggcaacaagagcaaaactccatttagaaaaaaaaaaaaaaagaaagaaaagaaaagctacgATGCTCTACACTCATCCTCAGAGGCAGAAGGGCAGAAATCGCCGGCTCACACTCCCAGGCAATGGGAACagaaaaaacacagtaaaaataTGCTATTGCGGCGGGAGCATAATGGCCACGTGCTGGGGCGCCTTCCATCCCATtccctttccagcctccagaaactCCACGAGGTCCTGGACATGAGTCTCCATCACTTGTGAGTGCTGTGGCTGCAGTGTGGGCGGTGCTGAGTGGGCATCTCTCCCTGAGCTGCGCTGACACCTGCTGGAGGCTCTGAGGGCTTCAGTTCACGAAGGCCCACACGGCAGGAGCTGCTCCTTGTAGTGCATCCATCACCAGCTCCACACAGTCAAAGACCTTGTCCcaggtggggcgcggtggctcacatctgtaatcccagcactttgggaggccaaggcgggcagatcacaaggtcaggagatcaagaccagcctgacccacatggtgaaaccccatctctactaaaaatacaaagttagccgggcgtggtggcacatgcttgcaatcccagcactttgagaggctgaggtaagaggatcgcttgatctcaggagttcgagaccagcctggccaacatggtgaaatcccgtctctactaaaaatacaaaaattggttgggtgcggtggctcacgcctgtaatctcagctactagggaggctgaggcaggagaatcccttgaacccaggaggcagaggttgtggtgagccaagatcgagcccctgcactccagcctgggtgatagagcaagactctgtctcaaaaaaaaaaaaaaaaaaaaatcaataaaattagacAATTTAGATGAAAcggacaaattcctagaagttccaagaaagacacaaattaccaaaactgactcaggGACTTTGCAAATGTAGGTAAGAGTGTGGACCCTGGATGGGAAGATAATCTGGTATTTTCCAGGTGGacacatgtattcatttattttatcttttttgagatggagtttcactctatcgtccaggatggagtgcagtcacacggtcttggctcactgcagccttcacctcctgggttcaagcaattcttctgcctcagccccctgagtagctgggactacaggcactcgacaccacatccagctgatgtttgtatttttagtagagacagggttccaccatgctggccaggctggtcttgaactcctgacctcaggtgatccacccgcctcggcctcccaaagtgctgggattacaagcgtgagccactgcgcctggcccaggtgGACAGATCTAGTCACATGGGTCCTTAAAAGCGGAAAACTCTTCCTGGCTGTGGTCGGAAGGATGCAGTGTTGCTGACCTTGAAAAATGCAGAGAACGcccgggcacagcagctcatgcctggaatcccagcactttgggaggcagaggtgggtggatcacttgaggtcaggagtgcaagaccagcctgattaacatggtgaaacttcatctctactaaaaatacaaaaattaggtgggcatggtggcgggcacctgtaatcccagctactcaggaggctgaagcaggagaatcacttgaacccaggaggcggacattgccgtgagctgagatcagcgccactgaactccagcctgggccacaagagagagattgtttcaaaaaaagagaaagaagaacaagaaaatgcagagaagggccgggcactgtggcttctgcctggaatcccagcactttggaaggctgaggtgggagaatcgcttgagcacaggaggttgaggctgtagtgagccacaatcacgccattgcattccagcctgggcgacagagcaagactctgtctcaaaaaaaaaaaaaaaaaaaaaaaaattggctgggtgtggtggtgggcatctgtaatcctagctactcaggagactgaggcaggagaattacctgaacccaggaggtggaggctgcagtgagtggagatcacaccactgcacaccagcctaggtgacagagcgagcgagaccttgtctcaaaaaaaaaaaaaaaaaaaaagccggccgggagtggtggctcaagcctgtaatcccagcactttgggaggccaagaggggtggatcatgaggtcaggagatcgagaccaccctggctaacacagtgaaaccctatctctactaaaaaatacaaaaaactatccaggcgaggtggcgggcacctgttgtcccagctactcgggaggctgaggcaggagaatggtgtaaacccgggcggtggagcttgtagtgagctgagatccggccactacactccagcctgagagacagagcgagactccgtctcaaaaaaaaaaaaaaaaaaagccactatgATGTGCACACACAGATCACGAGGGTTACTACATGACAATACACGGCAGATGTCAAAGAATAACTCAGAGACAACTGCACAGAAACGATTTCTGCACATATGAGGGAGAGCCGCTATGACATTTGGGACCATCTGGTTAGCTGGCAGCTTCCCACATGTCCAGACTGGGTCATCTGCCCTTAGCACCTGTCCAGggcaattaaagaaaatattcttttttttttttttttgagacagagtctcgctctgtcgcccaggctggagtgcagtggccggatctcagctcactgcaagctccgcctcctgggtttactccattctcctgcctcagcctctggagtagctgggactacaggcgcccgccacgtcgcccggctagttttttgtattttttagtagagacggggtttcaccaggttagccaggatggtctcgatctcccgacctcatgatccacccctcttggcctcccaaagtgctgggattacaggcttgagccaccgcgcccggccagaaaatactcttttagttatttatggATTTCCTGGAAAGCCCGGATGTTTGAGCTGCAGACTGCATGTGAGCTCCAATCCTTCCATCAGCCTCCAGGTCCACACCACGTCCCCATTCAGtttctcaaaaccaaacaaaaaacaaaactctcgGTAAGTATGTCCTATTTAAATAGAAGCTTagagagaaatggataaatcTACCATAAATCTACAATTAGGGAAAGATTTCAGCATCCTCAATTATTAACAGACCaagcaaacaagaaacaaatcaaACAGTAGGTCGTCAGATTCGAACCACACTATTTATTAACAAGCATGATTTGTGGCCTCATTTATAACCAGCCCCACCCCAGCACTCGGTGTACATTCTTCTTAAGCACAGAAATTGGACTCAatgtaatattttagaaataaataaaaagaggccgggtgcggtggctcacgcttgtaatcccagcactttgggaggctgaagcgggcagatcatgaggtcaggagatcgtgagtagcctggccaacacagtgaatccccgtctctaccaacaacacaaaaaattacccgggcgtggtggtgggcgcctgtaatcccagctactcaggaggctgaggcaggagaatcgcttgcacccgggaggcggaggttgcagtgagccaagatggtgtcattgcactccagcctgggcaacaagagcaaaactccatgtcaaaaaaaataaaaaagaaaaagaaaagaaaggaaggaagggagggagggggagagagagagagagagagagacaaaggaaggaaggaaggaaggaaggaaggaaggaaggaaggaaggaaggaaggaaggaaggaaggaagggaaagagaaaggaaggaagaaagaaaaagaaaagaaagaaagagagagaaaggaagaaagaaagaaaagagaaagaaaagaaagaaagagaaagaaagaaagaaagaagaaggaaagaagaaagaaagaaagaaagaaagaaagaaagaaagaaagaaagaaagaaagaaagaaagaaagaaagaaagaaagaaagaaagaaaggaaggaagaaagaaagaaagaaggaaagacagaaagaaaagagaatgaaaatttcCCCTTACGTCTGAATCTTTTGATACAGTGGATGCTCAGTGGGTGTTGCTGACTGACAGGTGGATGAATGGCCGACGCTTGAAGGCAGGTGACACCTCCAGGTGGGTGCTCTGTGGGAAGGGGAGGTGACAGTCCTGGGAGCCCTGCCTGGGATGCAGGAACTGGCAAACACACCCCCACTCCGCAGCTCTCTCTCTTACCACCTTGAAGCCAACATGAAAGCCAGACCAGAGCTGGGTGTCCCTCTGCGTGGGCTCCTGGCACAGATACTTGCCTGGGGGAGGTGGGGCTCCTTCCCCCAGCTCCTTCCCCTAGCCCTGAGGTTGGGGTGGACAGAGCTGGGCTGAACTCAGCCCTGGCTCCCAGCGCTGGCTAGCGGGTCCTGCACAACCCCAAGAGGCAAAGGTTTCCTGgtagcccccacccccaccccgtggAGCCGGACTCCTCCCCGAGACTCCAGGAGCAGCGGGAGTCCTCAGGACCCTCTGGGCAGAACGGGGCAGCCCTCTCGCCAGCGATCCCGCCCTGGGCCCAAGACCTGCGTGCCGAGATCGGGGGAGCCGCTGCCATCCGCCCAGAGATCCTAGACTTTCAAGCGGCCTGAATCCCCGGTTCCACTAGGCGGCCCTCGCCCCGGACCACAGACACCAACCACCAGAGCGAGAACGGATGCGGGGTGGGGGAGAGAACAGGACACCCTCCGGGGACCCGCAGGACCTCTGCTTAGGGAGCTGGCGGGGCCCCTCCAGGGACACCGGCGCTGGCGGGCGCGGTCTCCGGGCTGAGAATCCTCGGGGCCGGAGGATTCCCACTCGCCAGGGGCGCGCGCCGTGTGCGCTCGACTCGGAGCTCCTGGCGTGGCCCCGCCTCCACCTTCACGGTGCCCCCAGTTCGACTCGCCCGGGGCACCGGCGTGAAACCTCCTGGTCGCCCTCTGAGCCCCTTTCGGGACTGGTCATCGCCGCCCGTGCGCTCCTCCCGGGCAGGCCCGGGCTGGGACCGCAGCGGGGCCGGCGGTGAGGACAGAGGCTCGGGGCGACCCGGAGGACTCAGGGCCCAGCCGCACGCTCCGCCCCCGGCGACCACAGAAGCCAACGGCTGGGCCGGGCGCGCCGTaaggaggcagcagtgaggctgccGGGTGCGTCCCAGACACCGGGGCTGCGGGAGGAGGCGAGAACCTTCCCGAGGCAACCGCCGCCTCCGAGGAAAGATGGCGCAAAAAGCGCCCAAAGCACCTTCCTCTAAAGACCCTGTGGGCGCGAGGGCCCATCCACGGGAGGCGTCCAGGAGGGCTTCTGGGAGGCGGAGCGTGGGGAGTGTGGGGTGTGGGGTCGACAGGCATGGGGAGGGCCCTCTACGCAGAGGGTGCGTGTGGGCGGAACTCGGGGCACAAAAGGCCACAGGGAAAGGGAGGTCGCACAATCCTGGTGACCAGGGGTCTGGCCACGGGCTAAGAGTCTCACGTGCGGAGAAGAGGGGGATGGACGAAGACCTGGGCACCTCCCGCTTGCCCTGCGGGCTCTCGGTCATCCAGTGAGCCCAAGCCCGGTGGCGGGCACCGGGTTGGGGGGGGtctgggaaggaaggggagaggctGCCTGGGGCGCCCCCGCCTCCGCTTCCCTCCCCTTACGGTCAAGACACGCAAGCCTTGAGCTCCTGAAAACACTACCTgagtgaggggtggggtgggtggaggagaCAGCCAGGACCCCAGCACTGTCATGGTTGGCTGTGACCTCCTCCAGGGTCATCTCCAGGGTGGCAGGGTGAGAGCCCCACCCCAGCACTGAGCAACACACGACCACCCCCAAGAGGCGGGGTCACATCCCAGCTGGGTGACCCCAGAAACTGCTGGCCCCGAGATCATCCTTGTACCATGGGAACCGAGCGCCCACCTCCTGGGGACATAGGGAGAACCCACCAGACCACGCCTGGGACGCCCAGCAGGGCAATGGGCGAGTTCGGGAGGGAGGTGGCTGCTGTCCTGCCGCCCCCAGGGACAGACTCGGGGCTCTGAGACGGTTGTGGACCTGGAAGCAGAGCTCCGAGCTGACCCGCACCCACAAACCTGGCAGCCACAAATTATTAGAAACCTCAGGGGCCTGCACCAGCCCACAAGGTCCCTGGTCGCCCTCCTACTGCCGCCATCAACCCAAACGTCCCGTCCTGCACCTCCACTACAGGAGGTTCACCGTGGCCACCACCTGCTTGCAGCCAGTGACAGCAAACTCGTGGCCAGCTACGCGGTAGAAGCTGAGCTGTGCGGCCAGGTCCTCCGCCCGGGCCTGGTCAGGAAAGAAACCCTCGCCTGCCATCTCGTCCCGGAAGCAGCTGACCACATCCCGCTTGTCCAGCAGCAGAAACGGCACGATGGCCGCGGCCTGCCACAGCGGATGCTCCCGGGACAGCAGAGCCCACAGGCTTGCGCGCAGGTCCTCTTCCACCTGTGCCGCTGCGGCCTCAGCACTGCGGATGCCGTCGGGGGGCAGGGGCAGCGCGCGTGACGCATTCTGCAGCACGAAGCGCGTGACCTCGGAGCCACCCGCGCCACTTAGGAGCACGTAGATGGCGTTGTGGAAGTGGTGGGAGCGCTGCGGCTGCAGGAAGCCGTGCAGCTCGTCCAGCAGCGGCCGCGGCAGGAGCTCCACGTCGTCCAGCACCAAGAGTGGGGTCTTCTCCTCCGCTTCGGCCCGCGCCACCACGTCGGCCACGCGCCGAGCCAGCTCCTCCCGGCAGTCTTGTGCGGCGCGCCCCTCGGGGCAGTGGTGCCGCGCGTGGTATTGCAGCACGAGCGAGCTGTCCTCCAACACCGAGCGGAAGTGGCGCGCCAGCAGGCGGCCCACGTGGCTCTTGCCCACGCCAGTGGGCCCGTGCAGCGCCAGGAGGAGCGGACGACTGTGCACGTGCGTGGCCAGGTAGTCCCGCATCAGCGCCACGATGCGCGCTATGGCTGCGGGCTGGCCGAACACCGCGCGCTGCAGCGCCTTCTCCAGTCCATCGAGGTCATAGCGCTGCGCGTTATCGTCCAGGTTCTCGATAGCGTTGAGAACTTGGAAGCCCACGATGGCGACCAGCAGCAGCAGGCAGCACTGCGCGCGGCTCCTGTGCTCCACGCGTGGCCGATACTTGCGCGAGGTCTCTGGGTAAAGCACCAGGCGGCTGCGCCGGCGCTTCTTGCGTGGCGTCCTGGAGGGCAGCTCCGCGGGGCCGTCGAAGGTGAAGAACTGCGGCTGGTCTAGGTCCCTGCGCGGCGCCGGGGGGCTGCAGCCCGGCCTGGGCACCCGGGTCCCGACGTCGGGCCCCCCACCCAGCTGCAGGAGGCGCCGCTTGCGTAGGACGCACACCGGGCGGCGCAGGCGGAGCACGGCGCGCACCGGCGCGATCACGCACCGGCCCGAGGCTTGGGGGGCCGCGGCAGCAGGCTCCAGGCTGGGTTGGCCGCGGTCCATGGCG is a window encoding:
- the TOR4A gene encoding torsin-4A, with the protein product MDRGQPSLEPAAAAPQASGRCVIAPVRAVLRLRRPVCVLRKRRLLQLGGGPDVGTRVPRPGCSPPAPRRDLDQPQFFTFDGPAELPSRTPRKKRRRSRLVLYPETSRKYRPRVEHRSRAQCCLLLLVAIVGFQVLNAIENLDDNAQRYDLDGLEKALQRAVFGQPAAIARIVALMRDYLATHVHSRPLLLALHGPTGVGKSHVGRLLARHFRSVLEDSSLVLQYHARHHCPEGRAAQDCREELARRVADVVARAEAEEKTPLLVLDDVELLPRPLLDELHGFLQPQRSHHFHNAIYVLLSGAGGSEVTRFVLQNASRALPLPPDGIRSAEAAAAQVEEDLRASLWALLSREHPLWQAAAIVPFLLLDKRDVVSCFRDEMAGEGFFPDQARAEDLAAQLSFYRVAGHEFAVTGCKQVVATVNLL